GTCGAAGCCAATGTGAACCCAGAGCTGAAACCTGGAGAATACGTGTTAAAGCTCCTCATCCTCTACGAAGACGATGAGCTTGTCCCCCATCGAGTCGAAAGGGACTTTACCATAACGGTCACAGAAGCCGTAACGTATACCCCTCCAACCACCAGTGAAAAAATAGTAGGGGCTGTCCAAAGATGGACACTGCCGATCGCTGTTGGAGCATCGGCTCTCATCATAGGGGTGGTTATAAGTTTAAAGCGTCGGAGGAGTGGAGTGGAAACCGAATCCTAGGTGAGGCCCATGAACCCTGCAGAGCTTTTTCGAATGGCTTACTCAGCTCTCTCGGAGAGGAAGCTGAGGACGAGCCTCACCATCCTCATGGTCATCATCGGCGCCTCCCTCATCACATCCCTCAACGGATTGAATGCGGGAACAAGTAGCTTCATCAGCGACCAGCTGAGCACCCTTGGGGGGAACGTAATCATCATCAGTCCCTCGTCCTTTTCAGGCGTCTTTAACCCTTCTCAGGGCACTGGTGAAACGAAGCTGAACGCCCAAACCGTTAAAACTGTGAAGAGCATTAGGGGTGTTTCCTACGCTGTCCCATATTATCAGGGATTAGTGACCATCGTGTCCGGTGGTGAAAGTAAGGCCGTCACCTTGGTAGGAATGGACAACACCAAGCTGAAACATGTGGCGCCGAAGGTAGAGGTTTTGGAGGGAGCGTTTCTATCGGAAAGCGATTCAATTGGGATCGTGTTAGGATACGCCATAGCCCGCAAAGAAGGTGGGCAAATCTTCGCCAAGCTGGGTCAAACGGTGGTGGTGGAACTATCTAAAGTGGAAAGCAGTGGACCATACCAGAGGGTAGTTACGAAGCGGAAGAGCTTCCAGGTGAAAGGAATCCTCAGCGAGCTTGGAAACATGCTCATCGACAACCAAGTATACGTGTCGCTGCCAGCAGCCGCCGCCCTACTGGAGAAAGGCGGCGAATACTCGGGCATCTACTTGATAACTAGGGATCCAAGCTTGAACGACGAAGTCGTCGAGCGAATCAAGGGAATCTACGGAAAGAACATAGGGGTTACCTCCCCGAAGGCCATCGCCGAGACCATAAACCGAATCCTCGGAACCTTCAACGCGTACATTCAAAGCATCGCAGCCATCTCACTTCTCGTGGGCGCGGTGGGCATCGTCACCACGCTGTTCACATCCGTCATGGAGAGAACCCGGGAAATAGGATTGCTGAAGGCGTTGGGGTTCAGCAACGAAACGATCCTAGCGCTGTTCCTCACCGAATCCAGTGTAATAGGGCTAACAGGCGGGTTGATGGGCGTCATAGCGGGGGTGGGCGGGGCCTTCCTCCTAACCGCTCTCACACCCTTCGGTGAAGGAATCAGCATAAACCCAGTGTTCAAAGCCGGGGACATAGCCTACGTGTGGTGTCTATCCATCACGCTCAGCCTTATAGCTGGCCTATACCCCGCTTGGAGAGCCTCAAAGCTAAGTCCCCTCACCGCCCTCAGAAAAGAGTAATCCCCTAATTGAAGGATAGGACGAAACAATTGACAGGAGCGTATAGAAGTGAAGGCGAAAAGGGGATACCTCATCCTCATCATGTTAATAGCCCTCCCCCTAGCCTTCGTCCAACCGCCTCCTGTAAAACCTCAGGATACGGTCAACGTTTCCCCAGGTGAATACAGCTACAAGCTAGGACAGGACTACCCTACCGAGGA
This genomic stretch from Candidatus Bathyarchaeia archaeon harbors:
- a CDS encoding FtsX-like permease family protein codes for the protein MNPAELFRMAYSALSERKLRTSLTILMVIIGASLITSLNGLNAGTSSFISDQLSTLGGNVIIISPSSFSGVFNPSQGTGETKLNAQTVKTVKSIRGVSYAVPYYQGLVTIVSGGESKAVTLVGMDNTKLKHVAPKVEVLEGAFLSESDSIGIVLGYAIARKEGGQIFAKLGQTVVVELSKVESSGPYQRVVTKRKSFQVKGILSELGNMLIDNQVYVSLPAAAALLEKGGEYSGIYLITRDPSLNDEVVERIKGIYGKNIGVTSPKAIAETINRILGTFNAYIQSIAAISLLVGAVGIVTTLFTSVMERTREIGLLKALGFSNETILALFLTESSVIGLTGGLMGVIAGVGGAFLLTALTPFGEGISINPVFKAGDIAYVWCLSITLSLIAGLYPAWRASKLSPLTALRKE